Proteins encoded by one window of Massilia sp. NR 4-1:
- a CDS encoding SOS response-associated peptidase, with protein MCVNYITVPRQVCFDWFRTPIEAGEDWREEIYQDYQAPFIVHNERGERQGLLGNYGFVPKRHMQPGRSMTTMNARSETVGELWTYKRAWAESKLCLVPAMAIFEPNWEQQKHERWAIGMADKSPYAVAGIWRSWDEADGSKSHSFTQLTVNADGHGLMRRFHRPDDEKRSVVIIRPEDYDDWLGCRNPEMARAFLQLYPAELLHAYAAPRQTIAKAAPPAAPPAQGSLF; from the coding sequence ATGTGCGTCAATTACATCACCGTCCCCCGCCAGGTCTGTTTCGATTGGTTCCGCACGCCGATCGAAGCAGGGGAGGACTGGCGCGAGGAAATCTATCAGGATTACCAGGCGCCTTTCATCGTCCACAACGAGCGCGGGGAGCGTCAAGGCCTGCTGGGCAACTACGGCTTTGTTCCCAAGCGCCATATGCAGCCAGGCCGCAGCATGACCACCATGAACGCCCGCAGCGAAACCGTGGGCGAATTGTGGACCTACAAGCGCGCCTGGGCCGAATCGAAACTCTGCCTGGTGCCTGCCATGGCCATCTTCGAACCGAACTGGGAGCAGCAGAAGCATGAACGCTGGGCCATCGGAATGGCCGACAAGTCGCCGTATGCGGTAGCCGGCATCTGGCGCTCATGGGACGAGGCGGATGGAAGCAAAAGCCACTCCTTCACCCAGCTCACCGTCAACGCCGACGGGCATGGCCTGATGCGTCGCTTCCACCGTCCGGACGACGAAAAGCGCTCAGTCGTCATCATCCGTCCCGAGGATTACGACGATTGGCTGGGTTGCCGGAATCCCGAAATGGCGCGCGCCTTCCTGCAGCTTTATCCGGCCGAGCTGCTGCACGCTTACGCCGCGCCCCGGCAAACCATCGCGAAGGCGGCACCGCCAGCCGCGCCCCCCGCGCAAGGCTCCTTGTTCTAA
- a CDS encoding MFS transporter: protein MTALTDDCRQPGAGVLLTLCCALTFTAQLGTSLFLPALPALADEHGLSVGSSGLIVVMLALGAALPLPFFGAAADRYGRKRLLIGSLLLFIAASLLLTVAAQAELFLLMRFLQGVGAGGAAVTSRILIRDVSDSRVLAKNLSYLSFAFIFSLGSGQFVGGLIQQHFSWRVTAYLLCLVGLALLILALSLRFPPEPPRSSGSAFGDYPALLRNSRFLRPLLVGALGYGALLLLQESAPYLFQKQLGLSPVQYGNLGVAISLAYLAGALLVNRISVRAGARRLMLMGLAVMLVASCLLLFLSRDSLLHPGLLLVLGLFVLAYCAVSFGQALIFPNSMASALASASRGSGQATALCAFLQQIVGAGIAFLPALLSHHISLVACAVLLLSIGGVLLLGPARQQS from the coding sequence ATGACAGCTCTGACTGATGACTGCCGCCAGCCCGGTGCCGGCGTGCTGCTGACCTTGTGCTGCGCGCTGACCTTTACGGCCCAGCTCGGCACTTCGCTCTTCCTGCCGGCCTTGCCGGCGTTGGCCGATGAGCATGGTTTGAGCGTGGGCAGTTCCGGCCTGATCGTGGTGATGCTGGCCTTGGGGGCGGCGCTGCCGCTGCCCTTTTTCGGCGCGGCGGCCGACCGCTATGGCCGCAAGCGCCTGCTGATCGGCTCGCTGCTGCTGTTCATCGCCGCCAGCCTGCTGCTGACGGTGGCGGCGCAGGCCGAGCTGTTTTTGCTGATGCGCTTTTTGCAGGGCGTGGGCGCGGGCGGCGCGGCCGTCACCAGCCGCATCCTGATCCGCGACGTGTCGGACAGCCGGGTGCTGGCCAAGAACCTGTCCTATCTCTCCTTCGCCTTCATCTTTTCGTTGGGCAGCGGCCAGTTTGTGGGCGGCCTGATCCAGCAGCATTTCAGCTGGCGCGTGACGGCTTATCTGCTGTGCCTGGTTGGCCTGGCCTTGCTGATCCTGGCTTTGAGTCTGCGCTTCCCGCCTGAACCGCCGCGCTCCAGCGGCTCGGCTTTCGGCGATTATCCTGCGCTGTTGAGGAATAGCCGTTTCCTGCGGCCCCTGCTGGTAGGCGCACTCGGCTATGGCGCCCTGCTGCTGCTGCAGGAGTCGGCGCCGTATCTGTTCCAAAAGCAGCTTGGACTGAGTCCGGTGCAGTACGGCAATCTGGGCGTGGCGATCAGCCTGGCGTATCTGGCGGGCGCGCTGCTGGTCAACCGCATCAGCGTGCGCGCCGGTGCGCGGCGGCTCATGCTGATGGGCCTGGCCGTGATGCTGGTCGCCTCCTGCCTGCTGCTGTTTTTGAGCCGCGACAGCCTGCTGCATCCGGGTCTGCTGCTGGTGCTGGGCCTGTTTGTGCTGGCGTATTGCGCAGTCTCGTTCGGCCAGGCGCTGATCTTCCCCAACAGCATGGCGAGCGCCCTGGCTTCGGCCAGCCGCGGCAGCGGACAGGCGACCGCGCTGTGCGCCTTCCTGCAGCAGATCGTCGGCGCCGGCATTGCTTTCCTGCCGGCGCTGCTGAGCCATCACATCAGCCTGGTTGCCTGCGCGGTGCTGCTGCTGTCCATCGGCGGCGTGCTGCTGCTGGGACCGGCGCGTCAGCAAAGTTGA
- a CDS encoding dihydrofolate reductase family protein, whose amino-acid sequence MRKIIAALQVSLDGFIEGVDGELDWIDTWDDSFGLMPQIDTCLLGGGMYPGYEQYWSAILASEDNAAGPGEADYARFAARTPHIVLSRTLERAAWSNTRIVRDIEDIRILKQLPGKDMHAVGGASLVASLMNRGLVDELRLVIRPVILGAGKALFSGVQERHALTLLGNRPAGANLVCLSYAVGAS is encoded by the coding sequence ATGAGGAAGATCATCGCGGCACTACAGGTTTCGCTCGATGGTTTCATCGAGGGAGTGGATGGGGAGCTGGATTGGATCGATACCTGGGACGACAGCTTCGGGCTGATGCCGCAGATCGATACCTGTCTTCTCGGCGGCGGCATGTATCCTGGCTATGAGCAGTACTGGAGCGCGATTCTGGCCAGCGAGGATAATGCGGCGGGACCGGGGGAAGCCGACTATGCCCGCTTTGCCGCGCGCACGCCGCATATCGTGCTGTCGAGAACATTGGAGCGCGCAGCGTGGAGCAATACGCGCATCGTGCGCGATATCGAAGACATCCGCATACTGAAACAGCTGCCGGGCAAGGACATGCATGCCGTCGGCGGCGCCAGCCTGGTGGCGAGCCTGATGAACCGGGGTCTGGTCGATGAGCTGCGGCTGGTCATCCGCCCCGTCATTCTCGGCGCGGGCAAGGCGCTCTTCAGCGGCGTGCAGGAGCGGCATGCCTTGACCTTGCTCGGCAACCGGCCGGCAGGTGCAAACCTGGTCTGCCTGAGCTACGCGGTCGGCGCCAGTTAA
- a CDS encoding type IV pilus biogenesis/stability protein PilW, with translation MDKERAQQLHAEAMKLDGEGKCQEALDKYAEAIALHPEKSESHYNSGLILKYAGDWERSFAFNKSAHDLAPDDEAARWNLGIAATALRDWRTARRMWSGVGLQLDIELDEPIELNMGLTPVRLNPDEGAEVVWARRIDPVRARIESIPLPESGYCHGDIVLHDGAAVGYRMNGDKKCPVFNVLELFEQSAFSTFSLTVDAASPESAAELLQLLSGEDMQAEDWTENIRTLCKACSEGEPHEEHDHDAEDDGEWKPRRSFGVAALSLEAVRQAAAAWSGGTISEIECTLSAEDEDDEDAE, from the coding sequence TTGGACAAAGAACGCGCGCAGCAGTTGCATGCGGAGGCAATGAAACTCGACGGCGAGGGCAAGTGCCAGGAGGCGCTTGATAAATATGCCGAAGCCATCGCCCTGCATCCGGAAAAGTCCGAAAGCCACTACAACTCGGGCCTGATCTTGAAATACGCGGGCGACTGGGAGAGGTCCTTCGCCTTCAACAAGAGCGCCCACGACCTTGCACCCGACGACGAGGCCGCGCGCTGGAATCTGGGCATTGCCGCCACCGCCTTGCGCGACTGGCGCACCGCGCGCCGCATGTGGAGTGGCGTCGGCCTGCAGCTCGACATCGAGCTGGATGAGCCTATCGAATTGAATATGGGCCTGACTCCCGTGCGCCTGAATCCCGATGAAGGCGCCGAGGTGGTTTGGGCGCGCCGCATCGATCCGGTTCGCGCCCGCATCGAAAGCATTCCGCTGCCGGAATCGGGCTACTGTCATGGCGATATCGTCCTGCATGACGGTGCCGCGGTTGGCTATCGCATGAACGGCGACAAGAAATGCCCGGTCTTCAACGTGCTGGAACTGTTCGAGCAATCCGCCTTCAGCACCTTCAGTCTGACGGTGGATGCCGCCAGTCCGGAAAGCGCGGCGGAACTGCTCCAGCTGCTGTCCGGCGAGGACATGCAGGCCGAGGACTGGACCGAAAATATCCGTACCTTATGCAAGGCATGCAGCGAGGGCGAACCGCACGAGGAGCATGACCACGACGCGGAAGACGACGGCGAATGGAAGCCGCGGCGCAGCTTCGGCGTGGCCGCGCTCTCGCTGGAAGCGGTGCGGCAGGCCGCAGCCGCCTGGAGCGGCGGCACGATCAGCGAAATCGAGTGCACCTTGTCTGCGGAAGACGAGGATGACGAGGACGCCGAGTAA